One Pseudomonas lalucatii genomic window carries:
- a CDS encoding multicopper oxidase family protein, producing the protein MKTRPLKHTDRLKAGDWKISIRAGGWEPVPELPGELANGEGRRDFLRLTAAAMTAPLFFASSASEARRRRRGRDPEPEPEPEEPAPPAVPPSPPSIPWVEELPEEPPILEASELDPLPTGLAQTALGECGRDKHQRWDELYATARQYPPALYELSVEENDDWEFNPAYPKQRIWGFTGDSGKATTPGPTILARYGQPVVVRFKNNLPQDHVGFGSPEISMHLHNAHVGSESDGFPGDFFSPLKAGPTLAAPGRWKDHFYSNIYAGYDALQNGIGDQRNALGTLWYHDHTFDFTAPNLYRGMAGFYLLYDHIDSGDERDPSPSALRLPSYPYDYPLSFGDRRFDANGMLLYDQVGPDGTLGDKVAVNGKIEPVLRVARRKYRFRLLDIGPSRIYELFLTRTNGVAQTFTYIANDGNLLPAPLRNQISVRIAVAERADIVIDFSRYSIGTELYLSNRLQQNETRRHEGLGAATPLLKFIVDREPDEQDLSQVPNALRELPPLDPAEIAAAPVRRWVFERKNGMWAINGQFFNPNQPRAVIPKGGAEVWELVNIDNGWDHPIHIHFEEGRILSMTRDGVNVPVPPHMQGRKDVFVLERNSSFRVLMRFRDFVGKYVMHCHNLIHEDHAMMLRWDIKEDD; encoded by the coding sequence ATGAAGACCCGACCACTGAAGCATACGGACCGGTTAAAGGCAGGGGACTGGAAGATCTCCATCCGTGCCGGCGGCTGGGAGCCGGTACCCGAGCTCCCGGGCGAGCTGGCGAACGGCGAGGGGCGGCGTGATTTCCTGCGGCTCACGGCGGCGGCCATGACGGCGCCGCTGTTCTTCGCGTCTTCTGCAAGCGAGGCTCGCCGCCGGCGCCGCGGGCGTGATCCGGAGCCGGAGCCGGAGCCGGAAGAGCCGGCGCCGCCGGCGGTGCCGCCCAGCCCGCCGAGCATTCCCTGGGTCGAGGAGCTGCCGGAGGAGCCGCCTATTCTCGAGGCCAGCGAGCTGGACCCGCTCCCCACGGGCCTGGCACAGACTGCTCTGGGCGAGTGCGGGCGTGACAAGCATCAACGCTGGGACGAGCTGTATGCCACTGCGCGCCAGTACCCGCCGGCGCTCTATGAGCTGAGTGTCGAAGAGAATGACGACTGGGAATTCAACCCGGCCTATCCGAAGCAGCGCATCTGGGGCTTCACCGGCGACTCCGGCAAGGCGACCACCCCGGGGCCGACCATCCTGGCCCGCTATGGCCAGCCGGTGGTGGTGCGCTTTAAAAACAACCTGCCGCAGGACCATGTGGGCTTCGGCTCGCCGGAAATCTCCATGCACCTGCACAACGCCCACGTCGGCTCGGAGAGCGACGGCTTCCCCGGCGACTTCTTCAGCCCGCTGAAGGCCGGCCCCACCCTGGCCGCACCGGGACGCTGGAAGGACCACTTCTACTCCAACATCTATGCCGGCTACGACGCGCTGCAGAACGGCATCGGCGACCAGCGCAACGCCCTGGGTACCCTGTGGTACCACGACCACACCTTCGACTTCACCGCGCCCAACCTCTATCGCGGCATGGCCGGCTTCTACCTGCTGTACGACCATATCGACTCGGGCGACGAGCGCGACCCGAGCCCCAGCGCCCTGCGCCTGCCGAGCTACCCTTACGACTACCCGCTGAGCTTCGGCGACCGGCGCTTCGACGCCAATGGCATGCTGCTCTACGACCAGGTGGGGCCGGACGGCACCCTGGGCGACAAGGTGGCGGTCAACGGCAAGATCGAGCCGGTGCTGCGCGTGGCGCGGCGCAAGTACCGTTTCCGCCTGCTGGATATCGGCCCGAGCCGCATCTACGAGCTGTTCCTGACCCGTACCAACGGCGTCGCGCAGACCTTCACCTACATCGCCAACGACGGCAACCTGCTGCCCGCGCCACTGCGCAACCAGATCAGCGTACGCATCGCCGTGGCCGAGCGCGCCGACATCGTCATCGATTTCTCCAGGTACAGCATCGGCACCGAGCTGTACCTGTCCAACCGTCTGCAGCAGAACGAGACGCGCCGGCACGAGGGGCTTGGCGCCGCCACCCCGCTGCTGAAGTTCATCGTCGACCGCGAACCGGACGAGCAGGACCTCAGCCAGGTGCCGAATGCGCTGCGTGAGCTGCCGCCCCTGGACCCGGCGGAGATCGCCGCCGCACCGGTACGGCGCTGGGTGTTCGAGCGCAAGAACGGCATGTGGGCGATCAATGGCCAATTCTTCAACCCCAACCAGCCGCGGGCGGTCATTCCCAAGGGCGGTGCCGAGGTGTGGGAGTTGGTCAATATCGACAACGGCTGGGACCACCCCATCCATATCCACTTCGAGGAGGGGCGCATCCTCAGCATGACCCGCGACGGCGTCAACGTGCCGGTGCCGCCGCACATGCAGGGCCGCAAGGACGTCTTCGTGCTCGAGCGCAACTCGAGCTTCCGGGTGCTCATGCGCTTCCGCGATTTCGTCGGCAAGTACGTGATGCATTGCCACAACCTGATCCATGAGGATCACGCCATGATGCTGCGCTGGGACATCAAGGAAGACGACTAG
- a CDS encoding ABC-F family ATPase — protein MISTANITMQFGAKPLFENVSVKFGNGNRYGLIGANGCGKSTFMKILGADLEPSAGQVMLEPNVRLGKLRQDQFAYEDFNVIDTVIMGHAELWRIKAERDRIYSLAEMTEEDGMAVAELETEFAELDGYTAESRAGELLLGLGIPLAQHFGPMSEVAPGWKLRVLLAQALFSDPDVLLLDEPTNHLDINTIRWLENILTARNSTMIIISHDRHFLNSVCTHMADLDYGELRLFPGNYDEYMTAATQSREQLLSDNAKKKAQIAELQTFVSRFSANASKAKQATSRAKQIDKIQLAEVKPSSRVSPFIRFEQTKKLHRQAVTVDNMAKGFDGKPLFKGFSFTVEAGERVAIIGPNGIGKTTLLRTLVGELQPDAGTVKWTDSAALGYYAQDHADDFADESTLFEWMGRWTQGGEQLVRGTLGRMLFSNDEILKSVKVISGGEQGRMLFGKLILQKPNVLVMDEPTNHLDMESIEALNLALENYPGTLIFVSHDREFVSSLATRIIELSDSGVVDFSGSYDDYLRSQGVLV, from the coding sequence TTGATTTCCACCGCTAACATCACCATGCAGTTCGGCGCCAAGCCGCTGTTCGAGAACGTTTCCGTCAAGTTCGGCAACGGCAACCGCTACGGCCTGATCGGAGCAAACGGCTGCGGCAAGTCGACCTTTATGAAGATCCTCGGCGCAGACCTGGAGCCCTCGGCCGGTCAAGTCATGCTGGAGCCCAACGTGCGCCTGGGCAAGCTGCGCCAGGACCAGTTCGCCTACGAAGACTTCAATGTGATCGACACGGTGATCATGGGCCATGCCGAGCTGTGGCGGATCAAGGCCGAGCGCGACCGCATCTACTCGCTGGCCGAGATGACCGAGGAAGACGGCATGGCGGTGGCCGAACTGGAGACCGAGTTCGCCGAACTGGACGGCTACACTGCCGAGTCCCGCGCCGGTGAACTGCTGCTGGGCCTGGGCATCCCGCTGGCCCAGCATTTCGGCCCGATGAGCGAGGTCGCGCCGGGCTGGAAGCTGCGCGTACTGCTGGCCCAGGCGCTGTTTTCCGACCCGGACGTGCTGCTGCTGGACGAGCCGACCAACCACCTGGACATCAACACCATCCGCTGGCTGGAAAACATCCTCACGGCGCGCAACAGCACCATGATCATCATTTCCCACGACCGCCACTTCCTCAACAGCGTGTGCACCCACATGGCCGACCTGGATTACGGCGAGCTGCGCCTGTTCCCGGGCAACTACGACGAATACATGACCGCCGCGACCCAGTCGCGCGAGCAGCTGCTGTCGGACAACGCCAAGAAGAAGGCGCAGATCGCCGAGCTGCAGACCTTCGTCAGCCGCTTCTCGGCCAACGCCTCCAAGGCCAAGCAGGCCACCTCGCGGGCCAAGCAGATCGACAAGATCCAGCTGGCCGAGGTCAAGCCGTCCAGCCGGGTCAGCCCCTTCATCCGCTTCGAGCAGACCAAGAAGCTGCACCGCCAGGCCGTGACCGTGGACAACATGGCCAAGGGCTTCGACGGCAAGCCGCTGTTCAAGGGCTTCAGCTTCACCGTGGAAGCCGGCGAGCGGGTGGCCATCATCGGCCCCAACGGTATCGGCAAGACCACCCTGCTGCGCACCCTGGTCGGCGAATTGCAGCCTGATGCCGGCACGGTGAAGTGGACCGACAGCGCCGCGCTGGGCTACTACGCCCAGGACCATGCCGACGACTTTGCCGACGAGAGCACCCTGTTCGAGTGGATGGGCCGTTGGACCCAGGGCGGCGAACAGCTGGTGCGCGGCACCCTGGGGCGCATGCTGTTCTCCAACGACGAGATCCTCAAGTCGGTCAAGGTGATCTCCGGTGGCGAACAGGGGCGCATGCTGTTCGGCAAGCTGATCCTGCAGAAGCCCAACGTGCTGGTGATGGACGAACCGACCAACCACCTCGACATGGAGTCCATCGAGGCACTCAACCTGGCGCTGGAGAACTACCCCGGCACGCTGATCTTCGTCAGCCACGACCGTGAGTTCGTCTCCTCCCTGGCGACCCGCATCATCGAACTGAGCGACAGCGGCGTGGTCGACTTCAGCGGCAGCTACGACGACTACCTGCGCAGCCAGGGCGTGCTGGTCTGA
- the cysB gene encoding HTH-type transcriptional regulator CysB, protein MKLQQLRYIWEVAHHDLNVSATAQSLYTSQPGISKQIRLLEDELGVEVFARSGKHLTRVTPAGERIITTAGEILRKVESIKQIAQEFSNEKKGTLSIATTHTQARYALPSVISGFIKQYPDVALHMHQGTPMQIAEMAADGTVDFAIATEGLELFNDLVMMPCYRWNRCVVVPQGHPLAKMPKLTLEALAEHSIVTYVFGFTGRSKLDEAFSHRGLTPKVVFTAADADVIKTYVRLGLGVGILAKMAVDAKLDPDLVVLDASDLFEASVTKIGFRRGTFLRGFMCDFIEKFAPHLTRDVLAKAIHCHSKSELEELFHGVELPTY, encoded by the coding sequence ATGAAGCTTCAGCAACTGCGCTACATCTGGGAAGTCGCGCATCACGACCTCAATGTTTCGGCCACGGCGCAGAGTCTCTATACCTCGCAACCGGGCATCAGCAAGCAGATCCGCTTGCTCGAGGACGAGTTGGGAGTCGAAGTCTTCGCCCGCAGCGGCAAGCACTTGACCCGGGTGACCCCCGCCGGCGAGCGGATCATCACCACCGCCGGGGAAATTCTGCGCAAGGTCGAGAGCATCAAGCAGATCGCCCAGGAGTTCTCCAACGAGAAGAAGGGCACCCTGTCCATCGCCACCACCCACACCCAGGCCCGCTATGCCCTGCCTTCGGTGATCAGCGGCTTCATCAAGCAGTACCCGGATGTGGCCCTGCACATGCACCAGGGTACGCCGATGCAGATTGCCGAGATGGCCGCCGACGGCACCGTGGACTTCGCCATCGCCACCGAAGGCCTGGAGCTGTTCAACGACCTGGTGATGATGCCGTGCTACCGCTGGAATCGCTGCGTGGTGGTGCCCCAGGGACACCCCCTGGCGAAGATGCCGAAGCTGACCCTGGAGGCCCTGGCCGAGCACTCGATCGTCACCTATGTGTTCGGCTTTACCGGGCGCTCCAAGCTGGACGAGGCCTTCAGCCACCGCGGCCTGACGCCGAAGGTGGTGTTCACCGCCGCCGATGCCGACGTGATCAAGACCTACGTGCGTCTGGGCCTGGGCGTGGGCATCCTGGCCAAGATGGCGGTGGACGCCAAGCTCGACCCCGACCTGGTGGTGCTGGATGCCAGCGACCTGTTCGAAGCCAGCGTGACCAAGATCGGCTTCCGCCGCGGCACCTTCCTGCGCGGCTTCATGTGTGACTTCATCGAGAAGTTCGCCCCGCACCTGACCCGCGACGTCCTGGCCAAGGCCATTCACTGCCACAGTAAATCGGAGCTGGAGGAACTGTTCCACGGCGTCGAGCTGCCGACCTACTAG
- a CDS encoding universal stress protein translates to MIRSILYATDLGLYAPYVLQHALALTRAFNAGLYVVHAVEPMGLFAESVLQTYLDEERLKELRNKGLSTVMASIEQRVLEGFRDEVDEAQHELDMIRGVRVVQGDPPLVILEEAQKLAVDLLVVGSHSHGTELEIPLGRTAARLVQLSEVPVYLVPMLQHRGRGEP, encoded by the coding sequence ATGATTCGCTCGATTCTCTACGCCACCGATCTCGGCCTCTACGCCCCCTATGTCCTGCAGCACGCGCTGGCCCTGACTCGCGCCTTCAACGCCGGCTTGTATGTCGTGCATGCGGTCGAACCCATGGGGCTGTTCGCCGAGTCGGTGCTGCAGACCTATCTGGATGAGGAGCGTCTCAAGGAGTTGCGCAACAAGGGCCTGAGCACGGTGATGGCGAGCATCGAGCAGCGGGTTCTGGAAGGCTTTCGCGACGAAGTCGACGAGGCGCAGCATGAACTGGACATGATTCGGGGCGTACGGGTGGTGCAGGGCGATCCCCCCCTGGTGATTCTCGAGGAGGCGCAGAAGCTCGCGGTGGACCTGCTGGTGGTGGGAAGCCACAGCCATGGCACCGAGTTGGAGATCCCCTTGGGGCGAACCGCCGCGCGTCTGGTGCAGTTGTCGGAAGTGCCGGTGTATCTGGTGCCGATGCTGCAGCATCGCGGCCGTGGCGAGCCCTGA
- a CDS encoding 5'-nucleotidase has product MGKGLDDKLVLAISSSALFDLRESHRVYEGQGVEAYRRYQIEHEDEILMPGDAFPLVEKLLGLNLALGQPRVEVILVSRNSADTGLRAFNSIQHYGLGISRAAFVGGRSPDPYLAAFGCQLFLSTHAEDVRSALRSGFGAATILSGGARRAASNELRIAFDGDAVLFSDESERVYQQGGLAAFQSHERDAARELLGGGPFKPFLAALHRLQQEFPEEACPIRTALVTARSAPAHERVIRTLREWNIRLDESFFLGGLEKAAILETFGADVFFDDQAGHCEKAREVVATGHVPHGVSNEPSR; this is encoded by the coding sequence ATGGGCAAGGGGCTGGACGACAAGCTGGTGTTGGCGATCTCCTCGAGCGCGCTGTTCGACCTGCGCGAGAGTCATCGGGTGTATGAGGGGCAGGGCGTCGAAGCCTACCGCCGCTATCAGATCGAGCATGAGGACGAGATCCTCATGCCCGGCGACGCCTTTCCTCTGGTCGAGAAGCTGCTCGGGCTGAACCTGGCCTTGGGGCAACCCAGGGTGGAAGTGATCCTGGTGTCGCGCAACAGTGCCGACACCGGCCTGAGGGCATTCAATTCGATTCAGCACTACGGCCTGGGCATCTCCCGCGCGGCCTTCGTCGGTGGTCGCAGCCCGGACCCCTACCTGGCCGCGTTCGGCTGCCAGTTGTTCCTCTCCACCCATGCCGAGGATGTGCGCAGCGCACTGCGTTCGGGCTTCGGTGCGGCGACCATTCTTTCCGGCGGGGCGCGGCGGGCGGCGAGCAACGAATTGCGCATCGCCTTCGACGGCGATGCCGTTTTGTTTTCCGACGAGTCCGAGCGGGTCTATCAGCAGGGCGGCCTGGCGGCCTTTCAGAGCCATGAGCGCGATGCCGCCCGCGAGCTGCTCGGCGGCGGACCGTTCAAGCCCTTTCTCGCCGCCCTGCACCGGTTGCAGCAGGAGTTTCCGGAGGAAGCCTGCCCGATCCGTACGGCGCTGGTCACCGCACGTTCGGCGCCGGCCCACGAGCGGGTCATCCGCACCCTGCGCGAGTGGAATATCCGCCTCGACGAATCATTCTTCCTCGGCGGCCTGGAGAAAGCGGCGATTCTCGAGACCTTCGGCGCCGACGTGTTCTTCGATGACCAGGCCGGGCATTGCGAGAAGGCGCGGGAGGTCGTGGCCACCGGCCACGTCCCCCACGGGGTGAGCAACGAGCCGAGCCGCTAG
- a CDS encoding thioredoxin family protein: MTTDSQCHQIDIVNHSIVNELQLTDFDADRRLLDLPGISLLIFTSIGCASCRWARRELPQLALPVARLAWIDAADNAGLVARYEVFHLPALFVVRDGQFFGELRSRLQVGDLLDALGTALSRPAEELP, encoded by the coding sequence ATGACTACCGACTCCCAATGCCATCAAATTGACATCGTTAACCACAGTATAGTGAATGAACTGCAACTGACAGATTTTGATGCCGATCGCCGCCTGCTCGATCTGCCCGGAATCTCCCTGCTGATATTTACCAGCATAGGCTGTGCCAGCTGTCGCTGGGCGCGCCGGGAGTTGCCGCAATTGGCCCTGCCGGTGGCGCGCCTGGCCTGGATAGATGCCGCCGATAACGCGGGGCTGGTGGCACGTTATGAGGTCTTCCACTTGCCGGCGCTGTTCGTGGTGCGCGACGGTCAATTCTTTGGCGAGCTGCGCAGTCGCCTGCAGGTCGGCGATCTACTCGATGCCTTGGGCACGGCTCTGTCGCGCCCCGCAGAGGAGCTTCCTTGA
- a CDS encoding PilZ domain-containing protein codes for MRRFLRHPSDMPVELVLRKQDFVPTQRLNNISLGGVACNSSRGFRRGTAVELRIPLLGEQARYPGVVAWCHKLEEDYLVGIAFTDEDTLFRARMVEQICQIEHYRRQRERELGHALQIESVAREWIAQHAAEFSDASLT; via the coding sequence ATGCGTCGTTTCTTGCGTCATCCCAGTGATATGCCGGTGGAGCTGGTGCTCCGTAAACAGGACTTCGTGCCCACCCAGCGCCTGAACAATATCAGTCTCGGCGGCGTGGCGTGCAACTCCAGCCGGGGTTTTCGCCGCGGCACCGCGGTCGAGTTGCGCATTCCGCTGCTCGGCGAGCAGGCCCGCTATCCGGGCGTGGTCGCCTGGTGCCATAAGCTTGAGGAGGACTATCTGGTCGGCATCGCCTTCACCGATGAGGACACCCTGTTCCGCGCCCGCATGGTCGAGCAGATTTGTCAGATCGAGCACTATCGTCGGCAGCGCGAGCGGGAACTGGGCCATGCACTGCAGATCGAGAGCGTCGCCCGCGAATGGATCGCCCAGCACGCCGCCGAGTTCTCCGACGCCAGCCTCACTTAG
- a CDS encoding 3-deoxy-7-phosphoheptulonate synthase, with protein sequence MADLPIDDLNVASNETLITPAQLKREIPLTDSALHTVATGRQVIRNILDGKDHRLFVVVGPCSIHDIKAAHEYAERLKVLAAEVSDSLYLVMRVYFEKPRTTVGWKGLINDPYLDDSFKIQDGLHIGRQLLRDLAEMGLPTATEALDPISPQYLQDLISWSAIGARTTESQTHREMASGLSSAVGFKNGTDGGLTVAINALQSVSSPHRFLGINQEGGVSIVTTKGNAYGHVVLRGGNGKPNYDSVSVAVCEQELTKAGIRPNIMVDCSHANSNKDPALQPLVMDNVANQILEGNQSIVGLMVESHLGWGNQSIPKDLDQLKYGVSITDACIDWDSTEKTLRGMHAKLKDVLPKRHRA encoded by the coding sequence ATGGCTGATTTACCGATCGACGATCTCAACGTCGCCTCCAACGAAACCCTGATCACCCCCGCGCAGCTCAAGCGCGAGATTCCCTTGACCGACTCGGCCCTGCACACCGTTGCGACGGGGCGCCAGGTGATCCGCAACATCCTCGACGGCAAGGACCACCGTCTGTTCGTGGTCGTGGGGCCCTGCTCGATCCACGACATCAAGGCGGCTCATGAATATGCCGAGCGCCTCAAGGTGCTCGCCGCCGAAGTGTCGGACAGCCTGTACCTGGTGATGCGCGTGTACTTCGAGAAGCCGCGCACCACGGTCGGCTGGAAAGGCCTGATCAACGACCCCTACCTGGACGACTCGTTCAAGATTCAGGACGGCCTGCACATCGGCCGCCAGCTGCTGCGCGACCTGGCGGAAATGGGCCTGCCGACCGCCACCGAGGCCCTGGACCCGATCTCCCCGCAGTACCTGCAGGACCTGATCAGCTGGTCGGCCATCGGCGCCCGCACCACCGAGTCCCAGACTCACCGCGAAATGGCCTCGGGCCTGTCCTCGGCCGTGGGTTTCAAGAACGGCACCGACGGCGGCCTGACCGTGGCGATCAACGCCCTGCAGTCGGTATCCAGCCCACACCGTTTCCTCGGTATCAACCAGGAAGGCGGCGTGTCCATCGTCACCACCAAGGGCAATGCCTACGGGCATGTGGTGCTGCGCGGCGGTAACGGCAAGCCGAACTACGACTCGGTCAGCGTTGCCGTCTGCGAGCAGGAACTGACCAAAGCCGGCATCCGTCCGAACATCATGGTCGACTGCAGCCACGCCAACTCCAACAAGGACCCGGCGTTGCAGCCGCTGGTGATGGACAACGTGGCCAACCAGATTCTCGAAGGCAACCAGTCGATCGTCGGCCTCATGGTGGAAAGCCACCTGGGTTGGGGCAACCAGTCGATTCCCAAGGACCTCGACCAGCTCAAGTACGGCGTATCCATCACCGATGCCTGCATCGACTGGGACAGCACGGAGAAAACCCTGCGCGGCATGCATGCCAAGCTCAAGGATGTGCTGCCCAAGCGCCATCGCGCTTGA
- a CDS encoding GNAT family N-acetyltransferase encodes MSEALSIHHDLRGHQFETTVDGDRAYLAYMDLGKQTLDIYRTFVPNTLRGRGIAAALTEHALQYAERSGYTVIPSCSYVERYIERRQRHAVKG; translated from the coding sequence ATGAGCGAGGCGTTGTCCATTCACCATGACCTCCGGGGTCATCAGTTCGAGACCACAGTCGATGGTGATCGTGCCTACCTGGCGTATATGGACCTGGGTAAGCAGACCTTGGACATCTACCGGACCTTCGTCCCGAACACCTTGCGCGGCCGCGGCATTGCCGCGGCATTGACCGAGCATGCCCTGCAGTACGCCGAACGCAGCGGTTACACGGTGATTCCGTCCTGCTCGTATGTCGAGCGCTATATCGAGCGCCGTCAGCGTCATGCCGTGAAGGGCTGA
- the oprI gene encoding outer membrane lipoprotei OprI has product MNNVLKFSALALAAVLATGCSSMSKETEARLTATEDAAARAQARADEAYRKADEALAAAQKAQQTADEANERALRMLEKASRK; this is encoded by the coding sequence ATGAACAACGTTCTGAAATTCTCTGCTCTGGCTCTGGCCGCAGTTCTGGCTACCGGTTGCAGCAGCATGTCCAAAGAAACTGAAGCTCGTCTGACTGCTACCGAAGACGCAGCCGCTCGCGCTCAAGCCCGTGCCGACGAAGCCTATCGCAAGGCCGATGAAGCTCTGGCCGCTGCTCAGAAGGCTCAGCAGACTGCTGACGAAGCCAATGAGCGCGCTCTGCGCATGCTGGAAAAAGCCAGCCGCAAGTAA
- a CDS encoding L,D-transpeptidase family protein: MLSRVSAVARCLPLAMLFSAGPAIALELPLPPAGEDIVGQVQVVKAKYEDTFADLGVANDLGYLEMIAANPGVDAWLPGEGTEIVLPTRFILPPGPREGIVINLAEYRMYYFPKGQSVVHTYPLGIGREGWSSPVADARITSKTPNPGWTPPKSILEEHAADGDPLPAYVPPGPDNPLGPYKMSLSIPGYLIHGTNKKFGIGMRVSHGCFRMLNQNVLQLADMVPVGTPVRIVNEPYKFGRSNGKVYLEAHAPLDDSGAPSVVDKHTAVINALLKREELGELRLDWEVVREVVAAEDGLPVEIAEPDAQLVSRAVNAF; encoded by the coding sequence ATGTTGTCGCGCGTTTCTGCCGTCGCCCGTTGCCTGCCACTCGCCATGCTGTTCTCCGCAGGCCCCGCCATCGCTCTGGAGTTGCCTCTGCCGCCGGCCGGCGAGGACATCGTCGGCCAGGTGCAGGTGGTCAAGGCCAAATACGAAGATACCTTTGCCGATCTTGGCGTGGCCAATGACCTGGGCTATCTGGAGATGATCGCGGCCAATCCGGGCGTGGATGCCTGGCTGCCCGGTGAGGGGACCGAGATCGTCCTGCCCACGCGCTTCATTCTCCCGCCGGGGCCGCGTGAGGGGATAGTGATCAACCTCGCCGAATATCGCATGTACTACTTCCCGAAGGGGCAGAGCGTCGTGCATACCTATCCTCTGGGCATAGGCCGCGAGGGCTGGAGTTCGCCGGTGGCCGATGCCCGTATCACCAGCAAGACGCCGAATCCAGGCTGGACTCCGCCGAAGTCGATCCTCGAAGAGCATGCCGCCGACGGTGACCCGTTGCCGGCTTATGTTCCACCAGGCCCCGACAATCCGCTGGGCCCCTACAAGATGTCGCTGTCGATACCGGGTTACCTGATCCATGGCACCAACAAGAAGTTCGGCATCGGCATGCGCGTCAGCCACGGCTGTTTCCGCATGCTCAACCAGAACGTGCTGCAGCTCGCGGATATGGTGCCGGTCGGTACGCCGGTGCGAATCGTCAATGAGCCTTACAAGTTTGGTCGCAGTAACGGCAAGGTCTATCTCGAGGCCCATGCCCCGCTGGACGACAGCGGTGCGCCTTCGGTGGTCGACAAGCACACTGCGGTCATCAATGCGCTGCTCAAGCGTGAAGAGCTGGGCGAATTGCGCCTGGACTGGGAGGTGGTGCGCGAGGTGGTCGCGGCCGAAGATGGCCTGCCGGTGGAAATCGCCGAACCCGATGCGCAGCTGGTCAGTAGAGCGGTCAACGCGTTCTGA
- a CDS encoding arylesterase yields MRTGLLGAILALLLSVQAAVADTVLVVGDSISAAFGLDTRQGWVALLEQRLSQQGYGHRVVNASISGDTSAGGAARLPGLLAEHRPRLVIIELGGNDGLRGQPPGQLQQNLATMVRQSRDAGAKVLLLGMRLPPNYGQRYTTAFAASFSAVAEAHEVPLVPFFLEGVGGVPGMMQSDGIHPTAAAQPVLLENLWPQLQPLL; encoded by the coding sequence ATGCGTACAGGGTTGCTGGGGGCCATCTTGGCTCTGCTGCTGTCGGTGCAGGCCGCCGTGGCCGATACCGTGCTGGTTGTCGGCGATAGTATCAGCGCGGCTTTCGGCCTGGATACCCGCCAGGGCTGGGTCGCCTTGCTGGAGCAGCGCCTGTCGCAGCAGGGCTATGGGCACCGAGTGGTGAACGCTTCGATCAGCGGCGACACCAGCGCAGGCGGCGCTGCACGGCTTCCCGGGCTGCTTGCCGAGCACCGGCCGCGCCTGGTGATAATCGAGCTGGGTGGCAACGATGGCCTGCGCGGCCAGCCACCGGGGCAATTGCAACAGAATCTTGCAACCATGGTCCGGCAGTCGCGGGACGCCGGTGCCAAGGTGCTGCTGCTGGGGATGCGCCTGCCGCCTAACTACGGCCAACGTTACACCACGGCCTTCGCTGCGAGCTTCTCGGCAGTGGCAGAGGCGCATGAAGTTCCCTTGGTGCCGTTCTTCCTCGAAGGGGTCGGCGGGGTGCCGGGCATGATGCAGAGCGACGGCATTCATCCCACGGCGGCGGCGCAACCCGTTCTCCTGGAGAATCTCTGGCCGCAGCTGCAGCCACTGCTCTGA
- a CDS encoding ABC transporter ATP-binding protein, whose product MNSPILTARNLSKVVPSAEGELTILHGLSLELAAGDSLAIVGSSGSGKSTLLGLLAGLDLPSAGDVALAGHHLGRLDEDQRARVRAEHVGFVFQSFQLLDSLNALENVMLPLELEGRRDARDRARGLLDRVGLGQRLSHFPRQLSGGEQQRVAIARAFVAAPAVLFADEPTGNLDSHTGAHISDLLFELNQERGATLVLVTHDERLAQRCQRLIRLEGGHRVDHVEA is encoded by the coding sequence ATGAACTCACCCATCCTCACTGCGCGGAACCTTAGCAAAGTGGTCCCCAGCGCGGAAGGCGAGTTGACCATACTCCACGGCCTCTCCCTCGAACTGGCTGCCGGCGACAGTCTGGCCATAGTCGGCAGTTCGGGCTCGGGCAAATCCACCCTGCTCGGCCTGCTCGCCGGCCTCGACCTGCCGAGCGCCGGCGATGTCGCCCTGGCCGGCCACCACCTCGGCCGGCTCGATGAGGACCAGCGGGCCCGGGTGCGGGCCGAGCACGTCGGTTTCGTCTTCCAGTCTTTCCAACTGCTCGACAGCCTAAACGCCCTGGAGAACGTGATGCTGCCACTGGAGCTCGAGGGCCGGCGCGATGCCCGCGACCGGGCCCGCGGCCTGCTCGACCGGGTCGGCCTCGGCCAGCGCCTGAGCCACTTCCCGCGCCAGCTGTCCGGCGGCGAGCAGCAGCGCGTGGCCATCGCCCGGGCCTTCGTCGCCGCCCCGGCCGTGCTGTTCGCCGACGAGCCGACCGGCAACCTCGACAGCCACACCGGCGCGCACATCAGCGATCTGCTGTTCGAGTTGAACCAGGAGCGCGGCGCGACCCTGGTACTGGTCACCCACGACGAACGCCTGGCGCAACGCTGCCAGCGCCTGATCCGCCTCGAAGGCGGCCATCGGGTCGATCACGTGGAGGCCTGA